A part of Arachis hypogaea cultivar Tifrunner chromosome 12, arahy.Tifrunner.gnm2.J5K5, whole genome shotgun sequence genomic DNA contains:
- the LOC112728149 gene encoding U-box domain-containing protein 16-like — protein sequence MAISPQTFPPRKRRPSAGSFISPKLNDINLLHSLLHLTTQISSINRSTTLLLLKRSANAVVRKAKLLAVLFEDLIRNSDSGLTSSSSSSSFLLCLEETYIVLHRIKTLIEDCSNGSKFFFLMQIETVADNFHKLTGELSTLLDIFPVHDLDLNDDVQELVVLIRKHCLQSKPVIEDSETELRNEVVSVLESIKNEIVPDRSKLASIFERLEIRDSSSCRAEIECLEEEIQNRSEENSKSEIVALIGLVRYAKCVLFGASTAAAASSSVEVQRRKQPSELVVPADFRCPISLELMRDPVVVATGQTYDRESIKLWMDSGHNTCPKTGQTLAHTELIPNRALRNMIALWCREQKIPFDAETVTGRPISRVTNKAALEATRMTALFLVNKLKVPITNSQSMEDSNAVVYELRFLAKTDSDSRACIAEAGAIPLLVRYLSFDVGVHSPSLQVNAVTTILNLSILEANKTRIMETDGALNGVAEVLRSGATWEAKANAAATVFSLSGVPAYRKRLGRKTRVVNGLVQLARCGPEGPRRDALAAILSLAADRESVAKLVEGGAVEMAVEVMVAVPEEAATVLEAVIKRGGFVAVAAAYNGIKRLGAVLREGSERARESAVATLVTMCRKGGSEVVGELAAIPGVERVIWEIMAVGSVRGRRKAATLLRILRRWAAGLDGVEIEGFSTTTMSSATTVVVPTSNSVAQ from the coding sequence ATGGCTATTTCACCGCAAACTTTCCCTCCCAGAAAACGACGACCCTCAGCAGGGTCGTTTATCTCGCCGAAGCTAAACGACATCAACCTCCTCCACTCCCTCCTCCATCTAACGACACAAATAAGTTCCATAAACCGTTCAACGACACTGCTTCTGCTTAAACGCAGCGCCAATGCTGTCGTTCGCAAGGCGAAGCTACTCGCCGTTCTATTCGAGGACCTAATACGAAATTCCGATTCTGGcctcacttcttcttcttcttcgtcatcGTTTCTCCTCTGCCTGGAAGAGACATACATCGTTCTGCACCGAATCAAAACCCTAATTGAAGATTGCTCCAACGGAAGCAAGTTCTTCTTCCTCATGCAAATCGAAACCGTCGCCGACAACTTCCACAAACTTACCGGAGAACTCTCCACGCTCCTTGACATCTTCCCGGTACACGACCTAGACCTGAACGACGACGTTCAGGAGCTCGTGGTTCTAATCAGAAAACACTGCTTGCAATCGAAACCGGTGATAGAGGATTCAGAAACAGAGCTCCGAAACGAGGTGGTTTCGGTGCTCGAGAGTATCAAGAACGAGATCGTACCTGACCGGAGCAAACTCGCTTCGATCTTCGAGAGGTTGGAGATTCGCGATTCGTCGAGCTGCAGGGCAGAGATTGAGTGCTTGGAGGAGGAGATCCAGAATCGGAGCGAGGAGAATTCCAAGTCTGAGATCGTCGCCTTGATCGGTCTCGTTCGCTACGCAAAGTGCGTCCTCTTCGGCGCTTCAACCGCCGCCGCGGCGTCTTCTTCAGTGGAGGTTCAACGGCGGAAACAGCCGTCGGAGTTAGTTGTTCCGGCGGACTTCCGGTGTCCTATAAGCCTCGAGCTCATGCGTGATCCCGTCGTCGTGGCGACAGGGCAGACGTACGATCGTGAATCGATCAAGCTCTGGATGGATTCTGGACACAACACGTGTCCAAAAACGGGTCAGACCTTGGCCCACACAGAACTCATACCAAATCGCGCGTTGAGAAACATGATAGCATTGTGGTGCCGCGAGCAGAAGATTCCCTTCGATGCAGAAACCGTTACCGGAAGGCCTATAAGCCGCGTAACAAACAAGGCCGCGCTTGAAGCCACGCGCATGACGGCGTTGTTTCTGGTCAACAAACTCAAGGTCCCTATAACTAACTCTCAGTCTATGGAGGACTCAAACGCCGTCGTTTACGAGCTTCGTTTTCTGGCCAAAACAGACTCGGATAGCCGAGCCTGCATCGCGGAAGCTGGAGCCATCCCGCTTTTGGTTCGGTATCTCAGCTTCGACGTTGGGGTTCATAGTCCAAGCCTGCAGGTTAACGCCGTTACTACGATATTGAACCTTTCAATATTGGAGGCGAACAAAACGAGGATAATGGAGACTGACGGCGCACTTAACGGAGTTGCGGAGGTTTTGCGTTCGGGTGCCACGTGGGAAGCTAAGGCAAATGCAGCGGCCACGGTGTTCAGTTTGTCAGGTGTTCCAGCTTATAGAAAGAGACTTGGAAGGAAGACACGTGTTGTGAATGGATTGGTCCAGTTGGCAAGATGTGGACCCGAGGGACCCAGGAGGGATGCATTGGCGGCAATTCTGAGTTTGGCGGCGGATAGAGAAAGCGTGGCAAAGTTAGTGGAGGGCGGCGCGGTGGAGATGGCGGTGGAGGTGATGGTGGCCGTACCGGAGGAGGCGGCAACTGTGTTGGAGGCCGTGATTAAGCGCGGTGGGTTCGTGGCCGTGGCAGCGGCATACAATGGGATCAAGAGGCTGGGAGCAGTGTTAAGAGAAGGTTCAGAGAGGGCAAGGGAAAGCGCCGTGGCGACATTGGTGACAATGTGCCGGAAAGGGGGGTCGGAAGTGGTGGGGGAGTTGGCGGCCATTCCAGGGGTAGAGAGAGTAATTTGGGAGATAATGGCAGTTGGAAGCGTCCGGGGGAGGAGAAAGGCGGCAACATTATTGAGAATCCTACGCCGGTGGGCGGCCGGGTTAGATGGCGTAGAGATAGAAGGGTTTTCAACAACCACCATGTCTTCCGCAACCACTGTGGTGGTTCCAACTTCCAATTCAGTAGCGCAGTAA
- the LOC112728150 gene encoding uncharacterized protein: MGNYKFKLSDMIPNAWFYKLRDNMSKGRKQTTTKKKNHHQPPPPSTTTAAAHSPKQQKQQPHFPHHHCTPRKSYYFTRELNYQNNPKDSPPQRKSSSSKQQRERRIRKRRTTTSSSSSSPKLVTSSSSVSSAANCSCRATTTTLIESVWTNNKSDSPPYDDQEYSSTPPFHEDSPKEDSPNNNEPNFRTDHVLLPTTTTTTTTESSSFDEMISFSNTTNSDIVIDVDKNSLVSTRKKHYHHHKFDDSFSELESLPPIITKPRTTTMAEEQKTMKVKKIVKEQEQEQRKKNNPTTNYVRGFSLNNSPGMKVKINSPKLMNKLNNNNNNNSNGRRSVSSSSGCRRSISGSFAVVKSSLNPMKDFRESMVEMIVENNIRNSKDLEDLLACYLSLNSDEYHELIIKVFKQIWFDFTQTR; this comes from the coding sequence ATGGGAAATTACAAGTTTAAGCTTTCAGATATGATCCCAAATGCTTGGTTTTACAAACTTAGAGATAATATGTCTAAGGGAAGAAAACAAACCACCACCAAAAAGAAAAACCaccaccaaccaccaccaccatcaaccACCACCGCCGCCGCACATTCACCAAAACAACAAAAGCAACAACCCCATTTCCCCCACCACCATTGCACCCCAAGAAAATCTTACTACTTCACAAGGGAGCTCAATTACCAAAATAACCCCAAAGATTCACCACCACAAAGAAAATCTTCATCATCAAAAcaacaaagagagagaagaattaggaaaagaagaacaacaacatcatcatcatcgtcatcaccaAAGTTAGTTACTTCCTCCTCCTCTGTCTCTTCTGCTGCTAATTGTAGCTGCAGAGCAACAACAACCACACTCATTGAATCTGTTTGGACCAATAACAAATCAGATTCTCCACCTTATGATGACCAAGAATATTCATCAACACCTCCATTTCATGAAGATTCACCAAAAGAAGATTCCCCTAACAACAATGAACCAAATTTCAGAACAGACCATGTTCTTcttccaaccaccaccaccacaacaacaacagagTCTTCATCATTTGATGAAATGATTTCTTTTTCCAACACCACCAACAGTGACATAGTCATAGATGTGGACAAGAATTCACTTGTTTCAACAAGAAAAAAACACTATCATCATCATAAATTTGATGACTCATTTTCTGAGCTTGAGTCGTTGCCTCCAATCATAACCAAACCAAGAACAACCACCATGGCTGAAGAACAAAAAACCATGAAGGTTAAGAAGATTGTGaaggaacaagaacaagaacagagGAAGAAGAACAACCCTACTACTAACTATGTTAGAGGATTCTCTCTGAATAATTCACCAGGTATGAAGGTTAAGATCAATTCACCAAAGCTAATGAACAAgctcaataacaataataacaacaatagtaATGGCCGGAGAAGCGTGTCGTCGAGCTCCGGCTGCCGGAGAAGCATCTCCGGCAGCTTTGCTGTAGTGAAGTCATCCTTGAATCCAATGAAGGATTTCAGAGAATCAATGGTGGAGATGATTGTGGAGAACAACATAAGGAACTCAAAGGACTTGGAGGATCTTCTTGCTTGCTACCTCTCTCTCAACTCAGATGAGTATCATGAACTCATCATCAAGGTCTTCAAGCAAATTTGGTTTGATTTCACACAAACAAGGTAG